From the Nocardiopsis changdeensis genome, one window contains:
- the mfd gene encoding transcription-repair coupling factor: protein MSLTGLLADVSRDPALHSAIETARGGRDPHLDLVAPAALRPFMVGALAADAPLGAGRPVLAVTATEREAADLADALGSLLPENSVALFPAWETLPHERLSPRSDTVGRRLAVLRRLAHPDPSDPLTTPLRVVVAPVRSVLQPLVAGLGDLEPVRVRQGDEVSLEDVVRSLADTGYSRVDLVEKRGDMAVRGGILDVFPPTEEHPLRLEFWGDSVEDIRYFQVADQRSIAAGEGGDHGDAASGLFAPPCRELLLTDTVRERARALAAEHPALAEVLTKLADGVAVEGMEAFAPVLAERMEPLLELLPEGAMVVGCDPERIRTRAIELEATSAEFLEASWINAASGGESPIDLGASAYMSIADLRSLASRLGTPWWGLTPFSSGEAGTREEDDAVVVGAVPADSYRGDTERALADIKGWLHDNWSVVLVTQGHGPAERLVAMLRDAGLGADLVQDLAGPPAPAVATVTTGLVDHGFLLRTVRTVVLTETDLAGQKSSTRDMRRMPSRRKGTVDPLQLKPGDYVVHEQHGVGRYLEMVSRQIQGATREYLLIEYAPSKRGQPGDRLFVPTDQLGEVTRYVGGDAPALSKMGGAEWSKAKSRARKVVREIAGDLIRLYSARQASPGHAFGPDTPWQRELEDAFPYVETPDQLAAIEEVKKDMGRSVPMDRLICGDVGYGKTEVAVRAAFKAVQDGKQVALLVPTTLLVQQHLSTFTERYASFPVTVKPMSRFQTDAEVELTREGLRSGEVDVVIGTHRLLSSETRFKDLGLVIIDEEQRFGVEHKEALKRLRTQVDVLAMSATPIPRTLEMGLTGIREMTTILTPPEERHPVLTFVGPYEDKQITAAIRRELMREGQVFFVHNRVASIDRVAAEIKRLVPEARVAYAHGQMNEQQLEKVMVDFWEKNFDVLVSTTIVESGLDVPNANTLIVDRADTYGLSQLHQLRGRVGRGRERAYAYFLYPPEKPLTETAYERLATVAQHTETGAGMYVAMKDLEIRGAGNILGAEQSGTIAGVGFDLYVRMVGEAVAELKGDQSAAEETETRVELPVNAHIPHDYVPGERLRLQAYKRIAGITCEDDVLAAYEELTDRYGAPPRPVDNLMAVARFRVLARAAGLQDVVLQGNQIRFTPVELRESQELRLRRMYPKSLLKEATRTLLVPVPKAGGMGGKPLRDLELLAWCTELVNAIFEPDKRKPPVAKD from the coding sequence ATGAGCCTCACTGGACTTCTCGCCGACGTCTCACGGGACCCGGCACTGCACAGCGCGATCGAGACCGCCCGCGGCGGCCGCGATCCCCACCTCGACCTCGTCGCACCCGCGGCACTGCGCCCCTTCATGGTCGGCGCGCTGGCGGCCGACGCGCCCCTGGGCGCCGGCCGCCCCGTCCTGGCCGTCACCGCCACCGAGCGGGAGGCCGCCGACCTGGCCGACGCGCTGGGTTCGCTGCTGCCCGAGAACTCCGTCGCGCTGTTCCCCGCGTGGGAGACACTGCCGCACGAGCGGCTGTCCCCGCGCTCGGACACCGTCGGCCGGCGCCTGGCCGTGCTGCGCAGACTCGCCCACCCCGACCCCTCCGACCCGCTGACCACACCGCTGCGGGTCGTCGTCGCGCCCGTGCGCAGTGTGCTCCAGCCCCTGGTCGCCGGACTGGGCGACCTCGAACCCGTCCGGGTCCGCCAGGGCGACGAGGTGTCCCTGGAGGACGTCGTGCGCTCCCTGGCCGACACCGGGTACTCCCGGGTCGACCTGGTGGAGAAGCGCGGCGACATGGCCGTGCGCGGCGGCATCCTCGACGTGTTCCCGCCCACCGAGGAGCACCCGCTGCGCCTGGAGTTCTGGGGCGACAGCGTCGAGGACATCCGCTACTTCCAGGTCGCCGACCAGCGGTCCATCGCGGCCGGCGAGGGCGGCGACCACGGCGACGCCGCCTCCGGGCTGTTCGCCCCGCCCTGCCGGGAGCTGCTGCTCACCGACACCGTCCGGGAGCGCGCCCGCGCCCTGGCCGCCGAGCACCCGGCGCTGGCCGAGGTCCTCACCAAGCTCGCCGACGGCGTCGCCGTCGAGGGCATGGAGGCCTTCGCCCCCGTGCTCGCCGAGCGCATGGAACCGCTCCTGGAGCTGCTCCCCGAGGGCGCCATGGTGGTGGGCTGCGACCCCGAGCGCATCCGCACCCGCGCCATCGAACTGGAGGCCACCAGCGCCGAGTTCCTCGAGGCGTCCTGGATCAACGCCGCCTCCGGCGGCGAGTCGCCCATCGACCTGGGCGCCTCCGCGTACATGTCCATCGCCGACCTGCGCTCCCTGGCCTCCCGGCTGGGAACGCCCTGGTGGGGGCTGACCCCGTTCAGCTCCGGCGAGGCCGGCACCCGCGAGGAGGACGACGCCGTGGTGGTGGGCGCGGTGCCCGCCGACTCCTACCGCGGCGACACCGAGCGCGCCCTGGCCGACATCAAGGGCTGGCTGCACGACAACTGGAGCGTCGTGCTGGTCACCCAGGGGCACGGCCCCGCCGAGCGGCTCGTGGCGATGCTGCGCGACGCCGGGCTCGGCGCCGACCTGGTCCAGGACCTCGCCGGGCCGCCCGCCCCGGCCGTGGCCACCGTGACGACCGGGCTGGTCGACCACGGGTTCCTGCTGCGCACGGTGCGCACCGTCGTGCTCACCGAGACCGACCTGGCCGGGCAGAAGTCCTCCACCCGCGACATGCGGCGCATGCCCAGCCGCCGCAAGGGCACCGTCGACCCGCTCCAGCTCAAGCCCGGCGACTACGTCGTCCACGAGCAGCACGGCGTGGGCCGGTACCTGGAGATGGTCAGCCGCCAGATCCAGGGCGCCACCCGCGAGTACCTGCTCATCGAGTACGCGCCGTCCAAGCGCGGCCAGCCCGGCGACCGGTTGTTCGTCCCCACCGACCAGCTCGGCGAGGTCACCCGGTACGTCGGCGGCGACGCGCCCGCGCTGTCCAAGATGGGCGGCGCCGAGTGGAGCAAGGCCAAGAGCCGCGCCCGCAAGGTGGTCCGGGAGATCGCGGGCGACCTCATCCGGCTGTACTCGGCCCGCCAGGCCTCGCCCGGGCACGCGTTCGGCCCCGACACGCCCTGGCAGCGGGAGCTGGAGGACGCGTTCCCCTACGTGGAGACGCCCGACCAGCTCGCCGCCATCGAGGAGGTCAAGAAGGACATGGGGCGATCCGTCCCCATGGACCGGCTGATCTGCGGCGACGTCGGCTACGGCAAGACCGAGGTGGCGGTGCGGGCCGCGTTCAAGGCGGTGCAGGACGGCAAGCAGGTGGCACTGCTGGTGCCCACCACCCTGCTGGTGCAGCAGCACCTGTCCACGTTCACCGAGCGGTACGCGTCCTTCCCCGTCACCGTCAAGCCGATGTCGCGGTTCCAGACCGACGCCGAGGTGGAGCTGACCCGGGAGGGCCTGCGCTCCGGCGAGGTCGACGTGGTCATCGGCACCCACCGGCTGCTGTCCTCCGAGACCAGGTTCAAGGACCTGGGCCTGGTCATCATCGACGAGGAGCAGCGGTTCGGCGTCGAGCACAAGGAGGCCCTCAAGCGGCTGCGCACCCAGGTGGACGTGCTCGCCATGTCGGCGACGCCGATCCCGCGCACCCTGGAGATGGGCCTGACCGGCATCCGGGAGATGACCACCATCCTCACCCCGCCGGAGGAGCGCCACCCGGTGCTGACCTTCGTCGGACCGTACGAGGACAAGCAGATCACCGCGGCGATCCGCCGGGAGCTGATGCGCGAGGGCCAGGTGTTCTTCGTGCACAACCGGGTCGCGTCCATCGACAGGGTCGCCGCCGAGATCAAGCGGCTGGTGCCCGAGGCGCGGGTCGCCTACGCCCACGGCCAGATGAACGAGCAGCAGCTCGAGAAGGTCATGGTGGACTTCTGGGAGAAGAACTTCGACGTGCTGGTCTCCACGACCATCGTCGAGTCCGGCCTGGACGTCCCCAACGCCAACACGCTGATCGTGGACCGCGCCGACACCTACGGCCTGTCCCAGCTGCACCAGCTGCGCGGCCGGGTCGGCCGCGGCCGCGAGCGGGCGTACGCGTACTTCCTGTACCCGCCGGAGAAGCCGCTCACCGAGACCGCCTACGAGCGGCTGGCCACCGTCGCCCAGCACACCGAGACCGGTGCGGGCATGTACGTGGCGATGAAGGACCTGGAGATCCGCGGCGCGGGCAACATCCTGGGCGCGGAGCAGTCGGGCACCATCGCCGGGGTCGGCTTCGACCTGTACGTGCGCATGGTCGGCGAGGCCGTCGCCGAGCTCAAGGGCGACCAGAGCGCCGCCGAGGAGACCGAGACCCGCGTCGAGCTGCCGGTCAACGCGCACATCCCGCACGACTACGTGCCGGGCGAGCGGCTGCGGCTCCAGGCGTACAAGCGGATCGCGGGCATCACCTGCGAGGACGACGTGCTCGCCGCCTACGAGGAGCTCACCGACCGGTACGGCGCCCCGCCCCGGCCGGTGGACAACCTCATGGCGGTGGCCCGGTTCCGGGTCCTGGCCCGCGCGGCGGGGCTCCAGGACGTGGTGCTCCAAGGCAACCAGATCCGGTTCACCCCGGTGGAGCTGCGGGAGTCGCAGGAGCTGCGGCTGCGGCGGATGTACCCCAAGTCGCTGCTCAAGGAGGCCACCCGCACCCTGCTGGTGCCGGTCCCCAAGGCGGGCGGCATGGGTGGCAAGCCGCTGCGCGACCTGGAGCTGCTGGCCTGGTGCACGGAGCTGGTCAACGCCATCTTCGAGCCGGACAAGCGCAAGCCCCCGGTCGCCAAGGACTGA